Below is a window of Mycolicibacterium rhodesiae NBB3 DNA.
CCTCGAGGATGCGAGGCGGCGCCGAACTCGTCGACGTGTCGATGCTGGAGACCCAGATCCTCGGCCTCACCTACTATCCGGTGGCCTACTACGAGATGCTGGGCAGACCGTGGCGAGACGCGAGGCGGCTGACTGTGCCCGGGATCGCCCGCGCCAAGGACGGCCTGATCGACATCGGATGCGGGACCGCGCAGCAGTGGTTCGACCTGTGCGCGATGACCGGGCACCAGGACTGGATCGACGAGGACTCGCCGCTGTCGATCACGCAGCAGGCCAACGAAAAGGCCGACGAGCTCTACGGGTGGGTGCAGAGTCAGACCGTCGACGAGATCAGGGACCTCGCCACTGCGTTCCGGATCCCGAACGCCCCTGTTGCCAACGGCGCCAACATCACCGGCCTCGACCACTTCGTGGAACGTGGATCCTTCACGGTCAACCCCCGTGACGGTTTCGATCAGCCCGGCCACCCCTACCGCACGACGCCACCGGTGCTTCGCGCACCGGAGCCCTCGCCGCGGCTGGGCGAACACACCGAGTTGTACCGCCGGCGAGACAGCGGTCCGGGTCGCGAAAGCGGACATGCGGCAGCGCGAGACGCAGTCTCAACGGGATTGCCGTTCGACGGTCTACGTGTGCTGGATATGACGACCTTCTGGGCGGGCCCGTCGTGCACACACATCCTCGCCATGCTCGGCGCGGAGGTCATCCACGTGGAGTCGACGCGCCGGCCGGACGGTACGCGACTGATCGCGGGCATACCTGCGACCGAAGAACTGTGGTGGGAGAAATCGCCGATCTTCTCCGGACTCAACACGAACAAGAAGGGTCTGTCGCTCGACCTGCAGAGCGCCGCTGGTCGCGACCTGCTCAACCGTCTCATCGGGACCTGCGATGTGATCGTCGAGAACTTCACCCCCCGCGTAGTCGATCAGATGGGGCTGGATTTTGCTGCAGTGCAAGCGATTCGGCCTGACATCGTCATGCTGCGAATGCCCGGCTTCGGGCTGGACGGTCCGTGGCGCGACAACCCGGCCTTTGCGTACGTGATCGAGGCGGCATCCGGGATCAGCTGGCTGACCGGCTATCCCGACCGCAACCCGTACGAGCCCTATTCGGTCGGGGATCCGAACGCGGGCATTCACGCACTCAACGCCCTGCTGATAGCACTGGAACACCGCCGCGGGACGGGGCAGGGAGTGCTCGTCGAGGCCGCGATGGTCGATGCCGCGATCAACGTCGCCGCCGAACAGGTCATCGAGTACTCCGCCTACGGTGCGCTGCTGGAGCGCGACGGCAACCGCGGACCGACTGCGGCACCGCAGAACCTGTACCGCACCAACGAGATCGACGAGTTCGACCGCGCAGATTGCTGGGTCGCGGTGGCGGTCACGACTGACCAACAGTGGCTGGGACTGTGCGAAGCCGTCGGACGCCGCGACTGGACGACGGACCCCGACTTGAGCACCGCCGAGGGTAGGCGCACCCGTCACGACACGATCGATGAGCACCTCGCCGCCTGGTGCAGTGACCGGACCGGCGACGACATCGTCGAGGCCCTGTGGAAGCACGGTGTGCCGGTGGCGAAGGTCATGCAACCGCACCGCCAGACCGAGATTCCGCAGCTCGCCGCGCGTGGGTTCTTCGAGGACGTGGGACATCCGGTCAACGCGCGCACGCCGCACAGCACGTTGCCGTTCACCTTTTCGCGTGGCCCGGAGCGAGTCCACGTACAGCCTGCTCCGCTACTCGGTCAGCACAATCACCAACTCCTGACCGAGCTCGGCGTCACCGCCGAAGAGATCGCCGACCTCGAGGACCAGGGCGTGCTCGGGAATGCACCGGCGATGGGGCCGCGTAAAGCCAAGGTATGACTCCCGGATCATCGAAGGACCAGAGGCAATTTCGATGCGAGCCTGCCGAGGCGAGCCCTTTCCGCATCGGTCGGTTCTCGACGACCGGTGCCGATCAGTAGCGCATCCCTGTCGGAAAACGACTCAGGGAAGGCGACGCCGGCGATCTTTTCCAGCATCCAGCGCGATTGGGCGAGTCCCGGCGCGGACGGGTCTGCTACGTCCGGCAGGTTCGCAGTCAGGTCTAGATGATGCAGCGTCCACTCCAGGACATAGGCGGACAAGTAGTCACTTGCGGTGAGTACCTGGTCGCGCGTCCTCACCGCCATGGCCGGGTCGCACAGTTCGGCGGCTCGGCCGGCGGCCGCGCCCACATCATCGAGATGGAATTTGAGCAGCCACGGCTCCTCATACGCTTTGGCCAGCCGGACGATCAGCGCGTCGAGCGGGTCGTCGACCGACGGCCCGTCGGCGACCGTCCAATAGCTCACCGCGTCTCGGGTCGGTTCTGTTTCCGCGGGGGTAACCAGCGTGATCAGGACATCCTGGGCGTCGATCACCAGGTGGCACACCAAGTCCCGCACGAGCCAACCGGCGCACCCGGACGGTTGCGCGAAGCTTGTGTCGGGCAGTTCGGCCACCGCCGTACGCAACGCAGTCCAACAATGCGAGAACAGGTGCATTGCCGCAAATTAGCAGTCGACTGTGGCTTCAGCAGTGCGCCTTGCTGAAAGCGGTTAGCCTCGATCGGTGGCCATCGATCCGTCGGACATCCTGCTCACCGGTCGCGTCGCTGTCGTCACCGGCGGGGGAGCGGGGATAGGCCGGGGCATCGCCGAGGGATTGACTAAGTTCGGGGCATCGGTCGCCATCTGGGAGCGCGACGCCGACTCCTGCGCGACAGCCGCGGAAAGTGTTGGCGCACTGGGCCTCGTCGTCGACGTTCGAGACAGCGAAGAGGTCGATGCGGCACTTCAGCGAACCGTCGACGACCTCGGTGTGGTGTCGATTCTGGTGAACAACGCCGGTGGCGTGTTCAAGTCACCGTTGCTCGACACCACGGAGAACGGCTGGGATGCGCTCTACAAGAGCAACCTGCGCCATGTGCTGCTGTGCACGCAACGGGTGTCACGTCGCCTGGTGGCCGCGGGCAGGCCGGGCAGCGTCATCAACGTGACGTCCATCGAGGGCGCCCGCGCGGCGCCCGGCTACGCCGCATACGCCGCCGCGAAGGCCGGCGTCATCAACTACACCAAGACCGCCGCACTCGAATTGGCGACGCACCACATCAGGGTCAACGCGCTGGCTCCCGACCTCACGCTGACCGAGGGCATCATCGCGCTGTCGGGTGGCGACATGGCCGACAACGACGCTCCCGGCATTCCGATGAACCGGCCGGGCCATGTCGACGAGATGGCCGGCGCCGCAGTCTTTCTCGCATCCGAGATGTCGAGCTACATCACC
It encodes the following:
- a CDS encoding maleylpyruvate isomerase N-terminal domain-containing protein, which translates into the protein MHLFSHCWTALRTAVAELPDTSFAQPSGCAGWLVRDLVCHLVIDAQDVLITLVTPAETEPTRDAVSYWTVADGPSVDDPLDALIVRLAKAYEEPWLLKFHLDDVGAAAGRAAELCDPAMAVRTRDQVLTASDYLSAYVLEWTLHHLDLTANLPDVADPSAPGLAQSRWMLEKIAGVAFPESFSDRDALLIGTGRREPTDAERARLGRLASKLPLVLR
- a CDS encoding CaiB/BaiF CoA-transferase family protein, yielding MPTAPPLDGYTVIDLSVGIAGAYCTKLLADGGATVIKVESSEGDPLRRWSASGADIEPDDDGALFNFLACSKHSVVADPDSDLDYVNALLDGADAVVWSRGSIVAEHVVFTPAAIRSAHPHLTVTSITPFGLEGPWADKPATEFTLQAWSGGVIGLGRGSADRAPVYVGGQVGEYLAGAYASAATLASRMRGGAELVDVSMLETQILGLTYYPVAYYEMLGRPWRDARRLTVPGIARAKDGLIDIGCGTAQQWFDLCAMTGHQDWIDEDSPLSITQQANEKADELYGWVQSQTVDEIRDLATAFRIPNAPVANGANITGLDHFVERGSFTVNPRDGFDQPGHPYRTTPPVLRAPEPSPRLGEHTELYRRRDSGPGRESGHAAARDAVSTGLPFDGLRVLDMTTFWAGPSCTHILAMLGAEVIHVESTRRPDGTRLIAGIPATEELWWEKSPIFSGLNTNKKGLSLDLQSAAGRDLLNRLIGTCDVIVENFTPRVVDQMGLDFAAVQAIRPDIVMLRMPGFGLDGPWRDNPAFAYVIEAASGISWLTGYPDRNPYEPYSVGDPNAGIHALNALLIALEHRRGTGQGVLVEAAMVDAAINVAAEQVIEYSAYGALLERDGNRGPTAAPQNLYRTNEIDEFDRADCWVAVAVTTDQQWLGLCEAVGRRDWTTDPDLSTAEGRRTRHDTIDEHLAAWCSDRTGDDIVEALWKHGVPVAKVMQPHRQTEIPQLAARGFFEDVGHPVNARTPHSTLPFTFSRGPERVHVQPAPLLGQHNHQLLTELGVTAEEIADLEDQGVLGNAPAMGPRKAKV
- a CDS encoding SDR family NAD(P)-dependent oxidoreductase; translation: MAIDPSDILLTGRVAVVTGGGAGIGRGIAEGLTKFGASVAIWERDADSCATAAESVGALGLVVDVRDSEEVDAALQRTVDDLGVVSILVNNAGGVFKSPLLDTTENGWDALYKSNLRHVLLCTQRVSRRLVAAGRPGSVINVTSIEGARAAPGYAAYAAAKAGVINYTKTAALELATHHIRVNALAPDLTLTEGIIALSGGDMADNDAPGIPMNRPGHVDEMAGAAVFLASEMSSYITGQTIHVDGGTQAASGWYHHPQTGEYQLGP